A single region of the Garra rufa chromosome 6, GarRuf1.0, whole genome shotgun sequence genome encodes:
- the LOC141336907 gene encoding paraneoplastic antigen Ma1 homolog produces the protein MDLSQTVQWSREENISSSRAIVLSNVPLDASNDTIEKVLNTVKVFGRTKICGRRGDVTGKQLFVLVETSTDLDPSTLPPEIGIEREAGPWHVHFVGGLSADDPAAGSDPFQIKLLALLQQEGKSMDEVKAIVMGDQSPKSDISVDLVNAIGKLVDRCNQTSTDGPSYRKLRLFSGLKPVPPGEEEYEVWMEQAAQMISEWQCTEAAKKQRLVESLRGPAADIVRFLKVSSPSATANEYLAALETAYGTTESGPDLMARFRHTYQENGEKLSAFLYRLDKLLHRALLKGGINAAGINGARMEQLIKGALTNDMVALRIRMTHTLQSPPSFSQLMKEIREEEHWVAARENVKASVATVVSPQASVPSELQNLKKEVKELSTQVSQLLNVATVTCASDFAPQKPSSKNPGSVNRDNPQKAKSTQPPVPGIFCYKCGEDGHKKWECKAPEDLRKVNQKLIKMHRLQGNWAGAQ, from the coding sequence ATGGATCTCTCTCAGACTGTTCAGTGGAGTAGAGAGGAGAACATTAGCTCCTCACGTGCCATTGTGTTAAGCAATGTTCCTTTGGACGCTAGTAATGACACTATTGAGAAAGTATTAAACACAGTGAAGGTCTTTGGTCGTACTAAAATTTGTGGTCGCCGTGGTGACGTTACTGGCAAACAACTGTTTGTTTTAGTGGAGACTAGTACTGACCTTGATCCAAGTACTTTACCTCCTGAAATAGGTATTGAGCGGGAAGCTGGGCCCTGGCATGTTCACTTTGTGGGTGGTCTATCAGCCGATGACCCAGCTGCTGGCAGTGACCCCTTTCAGATTAAGTTGTTAGCCTTATTGCAGCAGGAGGGTAAGTCTATGGATGAAGTAAAGGCCATAGTAATGGGAGATCAGTCTCCTAAATCTGATATCAGTGTGGATCTAGTTAATGCAATAGGTAAATTAGTAGACAGATGTAATCAAACATCTACTGATGGACCTAGTTACCGAAAACTGAGGTTGTTCTCAGGCCTGAAGCCCGTTCCTCCAGGTGAGGAGGAATATGAAGTCTGGATGGAGCAGGCTGCACAAATGATCAGTGAATGGCAATGCACAGAGGCTGCCAAGAAACAACGCCTTGTTGAGAGTTTGCGGGGTCCTGCTGCTGATATTGTCAGGTTTTTGAAAGTGAGTAGCCCATCTGCAACTGCAAATGAGTACTTAGCTGCCCTTGAGACTGCATATGGAACTACGGAGAGTGGCCCTGACCTTATGGCTAGATTTCGTCACACTTATCAGGAAAATGGAGAGAAACTTTCAGCTTTCTTGTACCGCCTAGACAAACTTCTCCACAGAGCCTTGTTGAAGGGTGGGATTAATGCAGCCGGCATAAATGGAGCCAGAATGGAGCAGCTAATTAAGGGAGCACTTACCAATGATATGGTTGCGTTGCGAATCAGAATGACTCACACTTTGCAGAGTCCTCCATCTTTTTCACAGTTGATGAAGGAAATACGTGAGGAAGAACACTGGGTAGCTGCAAGAGAAAATGTTAAAGCTTCAGTCGCCACTGTCGTCTCTCCCCAGGCATCTGTGCCGTCTGAATTACAAAACCTAAAGAAGGAGGTTAAAGAGCTATCTACCCAGGTGAGTCAACTGTTGAACGTGGCTACTGTGACTTGTGCTTCTGATTTTGCTCCTCAGAAACCATCCAGTAAAAACCCTGGGAGTGTGAACCGAGACAACCCCCAAAAAGCTAAATCCACCCAGCCACCAGTGCCCGGGATCTTTTGCTACAAATGTGGTGAAGATGGACATAAGAAGTGGGAATGCAAAGCACCAGAGGACCTCAGGAAAGTTAATCAGAAGCTGATAAAGATGCATCGCTTGCAGGGAAACTGGGCAGGAGCTCAGTGA